The genomic DNA GCCGGGTCGCGCCGCGCCCTGCCCGCGATCAGCCACGCGATCGGGCCCACCAGCACCTCGCCGAAGAGCAGGATGACGAACACCCACGCCAGCTTCGGCATGCCCCGTACGTCCTCCTCGGGCGTGTTCAGGCAGTCCACGAAGGCGTAGATCCACAGAGCCAGGACCAGCAGGAAAGGCAGATACCTGAGCATGGCGGCGAGATTCTCCTGAGTGCTGGGACGGCCCCGGTGACGGGGTCAGGTTAGCGGGTGGCCGCCGTGCTATCCCGGGGGACAACCCCCGGACCCCCGGCAGAAGGCAGGGGTGGACGTCAGGAGACAGCGAGCACTCGGCGATACTGGGACACATGGCTTACGACGATCTTCGCTCCCTGCTCAGGGCACTGGAGCGCGAGGGCGACCTCAAGCGCATCAAGGCCGAGGTGGACCCCTGTCTCGAGGTCGGGGAGATCGTCGACCGGGTTCAGAAGGCCGGTGGGCCCGCGCTGCTCTTCGAGAGCGTGAAGGGGTCCTCGATGCCCCTCGCCATGAACGTCTTCGGGACCGACCGGCGGCTGCTGAAAGCGCTCGGGCTGAAGTCGTACGGCGACATCTCCGAGAAGATCGGCGGGCTGCTGCGGCCCGAACTGCCGCAGGGGTTCGTCGGGGTGCGGGACGCCTTCGGGAAGCTGGGGTCGATGACCCATGTGCCGCCGAAGAAGGTCAAGGACGCGCCCGTGCAGGAGGTCGTCCTCCAAGGGGACGATGTCGACCTCGACCTGCTGCCCGCCCTCTTCACCTGGCCTCAGGACGGCGGGTCCTTCTTCAACCTCGGGCTCACGCACACGAAGGACCCCGAGAGCGGGATCCGTAATCTCGGGCTCTACCGGCTCCAGCGCCACGACAAGCGCACCATCGGTATGCACTGGCAGATCCACAAGGACAGCCGGAACCACTACCAGGTCGCGGCGCGGCGCGGGGAGCGGCTGCCGGTCGCGATCGCCTTCGGGTGTCCGCCCGCCGTGACGTACGCCTCGACCGCGCCCCTTCCCGGTGACATCGACGAGTACCTGTTCGCCGGGTTCATCGCGGGCAAGCGGATCGAGATGGTCGACTGCAAGACCGTGCCGTTGCAGGTGCCGGCGCAGGCCGAGGTCGTCATCGAGGGGTGGCTGGAGCCCGGCGAGATGCTGCCGGAGGGGCCGTTCGGGGACCACACGGGGTTCTACACGCCCCAGGAGCCGTTCCCGGCGCTGACCATCGACTGCGTCACGATGCGGAAGCGGCCGTTGCTTCAGTCGATCGTCGTAGGGCGGCCTCCGACGGAGGACGGACCGCTGGGACGGGCGACGGAGCGGTTCTTCCTGCCGCTGCTGAAGATCATCGTGCCGGACATCGTGGACTACCACCTGCCCGAAGCGGGCGGATTCCACAACTGCGCGATCGTCTCCATCGACAAGAAGTACCCGAAGCACGCGCAGAAGGTGATGCACGCGGTCTGGGGTGCGCACATGATGTCCCTGACCAAGCTGATCGTGGTCGTCGACGCCGACTGCGACGTCCACGATCTGCACGAGGTCGCGTGGCGGGCGCTGGGCAACACGGACTACGCCCGGGACCTGTCGGTCGTGGAAGGACCCGTCGATCATCTCGACCATGCCTCCTACCAGCAGTTCTGGGGTGGCAAGGCGGGGATCGACGCGACGAGGAAGTGGCCCGAGGAGGGCTACACGCGGGACGGCGGCTGGCCCGAGATGGTCCTGTCCGACCCGGAGACGGCGGCGAAGGTCGACCGCCGGTGGAAGGAGTACGGACTTTCGTGAGCAGCGCATCAGCCGCGATCCCGCAGCCGGGGCGCACCAAGGCGTTCCTACGCCTCGTCATGATCGAGCACTCCGTCTTCGCCCTGCCCTTCGCCTACATCGCGGCGCTGACCGCGATGTTCCGGCTGGACGGGAACATCCACTGGGGGCGCCTGCTGCTGGTCACCATCTGCATGGTGGGCCTGCGCACGTTCGCGATGGCGGTGAACCGGATCATCGACCGGGAGATCGACGCCCGTAACCCGCGCACCTCGCACCGGGAGCTGGTCACCGGTGCGATGACGGTCAAGCACGCGTGGACGGGCGCGCTCGTCGCGCTGGTCGTCTTCCTCGGCTCGGCGGCGCTCCTCAACCCGCTCTGTCTGGCGCTGGCCCCCATCGCGGTGATCCCGATGGTGGTCTACCCGTACGGCAAGCGGTTCACGAACTTCCCGCAGGCCATCCTGGGTCTGGCCCAGGCGATGGGCCCGGTCGGCGGCTGGCTGGCGATCACCGGCGAGTGGTCCTGGGACGCGGTGATCCTCGGTCTCGCCGTCGGTATCTGGATCGGCGGCTTCGACCTGATCTACGCCTGCCAGGACATCGAGACCGACCGCGAGATCGGCGTCATGTCGGTCCCGGCCCGCTTCGGCATCCCCGCGTCCATCTGGGGCGCGCGCGTCTGCCACGCGATCACCACGGCCCTCCTCGCCTGGTACGGCGCGGCGACCGGCGCGGGTGCCTTCTTCTGGTTCGGCCTGATGATCGTCGCGGGCGCGTTCCTGTACGAGCACTCGATCGTCCGGCCGCATGACCTGTCCCGCCTCAACCGCGCGTTCTTCAGCGTCAACGGGTTCATCGGGATCGCCCTGTTCGTGTGTGCGCTGCTGGATCTGCTGGTGCGCGGGCTCACGGTGTAGGCGCGGTCCGCGGCGCGGGTCGGCCTACGCCGTCAGCGCGCCGCGCTGCTCGCTGGTGGCCCGCCGCCGGAACACGAACGCCGCCCCCACCCCCGCCACCAGCCCGACCAGGTGCGCCTGCCAGCTCACCCCCGACTGTGTGGGTGCGAGTCCGAGCAGGATCGACGTGCCCCAGACCGCGCCGACGATCAGGCCGACGGCGATGCCCAGCGGGCGGCGCTCGACGAAGCCGCTGATGAGCAGGAAGCCGAAGAGGCCGAAGATCAGGCCGGAGGCGCCCGCCGTGTTGGTGTGGGCCGGGGATATGAGCCAGACGCCCAGGCCGTCCGCGACGATGATCAGCGCGCAGACCGCGGCGAACCGCCGGATGCCGCCCAGCGCGGCGAGGAAGCCGAACACCAGCAACGGCACACTGTTCGCCGCCACATGCGCGAAGCCGAAGTGGATGAACGCGGCCGGCACGATGTCGAGCAGCTCGGACGGCTCACGCGGGACGATCCCGAAGCTGTCGAGGGCGTGGCCGGTCACCACGTCCACCACTTCGAGCAGCCACAACAGCCCGACCCAGCCCACCATCAGCTTGGCCGCGGCCTTCGCACGGTCGCCCTGCGACCACTCCCACTGCGTACCGGACATGGCACCCCCCACGGTCCACTCGTCCCCACAGAAGAACGCCCCGGCACCCTTGGCCGGTTCCCGCCCCGCGACGCCAGCTAGGCTCGGTGTCGTGAACCCAGTCAAGCCAGGAGAGACGCCGCGTACGCCTTGGATCGTAGGGGTGTCCGGCGCTTCCGGCACCCCATACGCGGCTGCCGTGCTGCGCGCGCTCCTCGACGCCGGCGAGAGTGTCGACCTCGTGGTGTCCCGGGCGTCCCGGCTCACGCTCCTCGACGAGACGGGGATCTCGTTCCGGGACGCGCACTGGCAGGACGACCTGCGCGAATGGCTGGCCCGCGGCGCCGACGGCAAGCCCGGCACCTTCCAGCCCGCCATCGACACCGACGCCGTACGGCACTGGAGCGCGGGCGACCTCGCGGCGGGGCCGTCCTCGGGGTCGTACCCCTCGAAGGGGATGATCGTCGTGCCCGCGTCGACCGCCTGTGTCGCGGGGGTCGCCCTCGGGCTGAGCAAGGACCTGTTGCAGCGGGCGGCGAGCGTGACCCTCAAGGAGCGCCGCAAGCTGGTGGTCGCCGTACGCGAGACGCCGTTGAACGGGCAGACGCTGCGGCACCTCGTGACCCTGGACGACCTGGGGGCCGCCGTGGTGCCGGCCTCGCCCGGGTTCTACGCCGGAGCCACCCACATCCAGGACCTGGTGGACTTCGTCGCCGGGCGGGTCCTGGACTCGGCGGGTGTCGCGCACGATCTGTACCGGCGGTGGGCGGGCGACCTCGGGGGCTCCCGCACCATCAACTGACGTACGGCATCGGCTCATTCATCTTCATCATCGTCATCACCGGAAGGCAATCGATCGCATGGACGCGGTGGACAGGCAGCTCATCCAGGCCCTGAGAGAGAACGGCCGGGCCTCCTACGCGGAGCTGGGGCGCCTCGTCGGCCTGTCGGGACCCAGTGTCACCGACCGCATCAACCGGCTGGAGGCGGCCGGTGTCATCACCGGCTACCGCGCGACCGTCGACTCGGCCTCCCTCGGCCTCGGCGTCAT from Streptomyces sp. NBC_01478 includes the following:
- the mqnP gene encoding menaquinone biosynthesis prenyltransferase MqnP, producing the protein MSSASAAIPQPGRTKAFLRLVMIEHSVFALPFAYIAALTAMFRLDGNIHWGRLLLVTICMVGLRTFAMAVNRIIDREIDARNPRTSHRELVTGAMTVKHAWTGALVALVVFLGSAALLNPLCLALAPIAVIPMVVYPYGKRFTNFPQAILGLAQAMGPVGGWLAITGEWSWDAVILGLAVGIWIGGFDLIYACQDIETDREIGVMSVPARFGIPASIWGARVCHAITTALLAWYGAATGAGAFFWFGLMIVAGAFLYEHSIVRPHDLSRLNRAFFSVNGFIGIALFVCALLDLLVRGLTV
- a CDS encoding rhomboid family intramembrane serine protease, with the translated sequence MSGTQWEWSQGDRAKAAAKLMVGWVGLLWLLEVVDVVTGHALDSFGIVPREPSELLDIVPAAFIHFGFAHVAANSVPLLVFGFLAALGGIRRFAAVCALIIVADGLGVWLISPAHTNTAGASGLIFGLFGFLLISGFVERRPLGIAVGLIVGAVWGTSILLGLAPTQSGVSWQAHLVGLVAGVGAAFVFRRRATSEQRGALTA
- a CDS encoding menaquinone biosynthesis decarboxylase, which gives rise to MAYDDLRSLLRALEREGDLKRIKAEVDPCLEVGEIVDRVQKAGGPALLFESVKGSSMPLAMNVFGTDRRLLKALGLKSYGDISEKIGGLLRPELPQGFVGVRDAFGKLGSMTHVPPKKVKDAPVQEVVLQGDDVDLDLLPALFTWPQDGGSFFNLGLTHTKDPESGIRNLGLYRLQRHDKRTIGMHWQIHKDSRNHYQVAARRGERLPVAIAFGCPPAVTYASTAPLPGDIDEYLFAGFIAGKRIEMVDCKTVPLQVPAQAEVVIEGWLEPGEMLPEGPFGDHTGFYTPQEPFPALTIDCVTMRKRPLLQSIVVGRPPTEDGPLGRATERFFLPLLKIIVPDIVDYHLPEAGGFHNCAIVSIDKKYPKHAQKVMHAVWGAHMMSLTKLIVVVDADCDVHDLHEVAWRALGNTDYARDLSVVEGPVDHLDHASYQQFWGGKAGIDATRKWPEEGYTRDGGWPEMVLSDPETAAKVDRRWKEYGLS
- a CDS encoding PLD nuclease N-terminal domain-containing protein, translating into MLRYLPFLLVLALWIYAFVDCLNTPEEDVRGMPKLAWVFVILLFGEVLVGPIAWLIAGRARRDPAEAQAAQGRWVAPDDNPEFLKSLNKDDPERDPKTE
- a CDS encoding UbiX family flavin prenyltransferase → MSGASGTPYAAAVLRALLDAGESVDLVVSRASRLTLLDETGISFRDAHWQDDLREWLARGADGKPGTFQPAIDTDAVRHWSAGDLAAGPSSGSYPSKGMIVVPASTACVAGVALGLSKDLLQRAASVTLKERRKLVVAVRETPLNGQTLRHLVTLDDLGAAVVPASPGFYAGATHIQDLVDFVAGRVLDSAGVAHDLYRRWAGDLGGSRTIN